CCAAGCTCGCCGGCTATACGAACGCCCCGAAGGACTGGCGCGAATTCATGGACGCCTGCGAGAAGATATCGGCTCATCAGTTCATCAGCAAGCCCAACAGGAAGATACTGAACGAATATGCGGCCCGCATACAGACCGCTGAAAAAAAGCTCGTGTCCGCTTCCGCCGATCAGAAAGCGGTGCTTGAAAAAGAGATAGCCGAGTGCAGAACAAAGTCCGGTGAATTGCTCAAAATAGTCCCGAAATATGTGCCTATCGCTAATTCACAATATCAAATGGGCGCCATCGAGAACAATATGTTCAACGTCATGACATCCAAGGCGCGTCAGATCATAGATTTCAATCACGACTGCACGGTGGATTTCACCGAGGTATTCATCGGCTTTAAGACAAAAAAAGTAAGCTTTAATTATCCGCCGTACCGTGCGCGCTTCGCACTGGTGTCGAATTTCACCAAGCACTGCATACCGGGATTCGTGGGGCTTAACCGCGATGACGGCGTGCTCCTCTTCGTGCAGCAGCGCGGTATTTTCCTCTCCACCGGCACCTGGGATGCGCAGATGCTCGAAGAGCAGGCCAAGGACAACGGCTTCGATGTCGGCATCATGGAATTCCCCATACCGTCGAAAGATGATCCTGAATACGGACAATTCGTGGAAGGCCCCGCATTCGAAGACCCGGCGACCGGATTCATGTTCGGTTGTCCCACCCCCGAGAGCGCACCGGAACGGAGAAAAGCGGCCATCGATTTCATGCTGTTCATGTCATCGAAAGAGAACAATATCAAGCTCAATGAAATGATCGGATGGATACCGTGCGTCAAAGGCGTGGAGGGTGTCGGCATACTGAAATACTTCCAGCCGCATGCTGACGGCGTCATGCCGGGTTTCAATGTCAACATTGGCGGGGAAACGACGATCAAATGGCAGCAGATGTACGCGCTCTATCAGGTCGGGCAGATATCGTATGAAAAGCTCGCCGCTGAATTCGAACCGTTCTATCTCGAGCGCGGGCTTAAGGATTATTTCCTCGTCAGCAAGAACTGGCGTCGGAGCGTCATCATCGATGAAAAGAACCTCGCGTCGCTGCGCGCGAAAGCATTCCTCGCCGGGAAAGGTCCGCGCAAGGATGAATACTGGTCAAAATATCGCTATGTCATGCTGCGCCCGGTCGGAAATACGATAGGCACAAGCTATACGCGTGCGCTCATGAAATCAGCAGAAGACAAGAATTTCACCGCACCTGATGCGTATGAATATTCCGACGTAGCGAAAAGACGTCTGCGGCGCATATAAAGGATCATCCATTGCCCTTTCTGCGAACAGCGGAAGGCGCAATGCCGATAACGCGTTTGAACGCTGTTGAGAACGCGAACACATCGGTGTAGCCCACCGCCTCGGCGATATCCGCAAGGGGATAATCCGAAGCAGCGATAAGCTCCTCGGCGCGTTTCATCCGAAACGATGTCACCATCTGCATCGGCGGTTTTCCGAAGATACGTTTACAGAGCCTCGTACACTGCGCGGACGACAGCGACATACGCTCCGCAAGGGCCTTTGCATCCCACGCGATCCTTATATCAGCGTTCACCGCACGCCACAGCTCGGAAAAACGGTCACGTACGGCATCATCCGCATCCCGCGGCATTATCGCTTCGTTCAAGGCATCGACGATGAGCGAGGCATAGAGCGCGGACCTGTGCTCAACACCGCTCGCTGTTTCGTAGAGATAGCCCTCCATCGCCTGCATGACGGCGCGGAACGACGGTGAGGCTCGCACGATGATATCCTTCGGGAACGAAGGCTTATCGATATGAAGCCATGCTATGCCCCATGTCCGCTTCGCATGGTATCGGTATGCGCATCCCTTCGGTGCGAGCAGGAGATCACCCTGCGCGAGCTGACGTTCACCGGTTTCGGTGCTGAGCACGCCGCCGCCCGCAAATGTATAAAGCGCGATATGGAAAGTCGAAGATGGACGTCCGATATCATAACCGGCGGCAATATCGCTGATACCGGCAAGCGATATTCCGCGCGCACGAAGGATATCACCGGGCTTGCCCGAAAGCGGGAGAAAGCGCTCACGGCATTTTGCGGGAATTGAATGGCGTTGCACAATATCCATACGCGATGATTATACAACCGCCTCGATATCGTGCAAGATGCTCAACGCATTTTTACGATGACCGTCGCTTTATATATTCCCGCCGGAAACATCCGTGCCTCCGTGAAGCTGCGGATAATAGCTCGCTCGCTTGAACTCCGGTTTCTCGGCGAACTCAAGCGCGATGACGGCAATG
This is a stretch of genomic DNA from Spirochaetota bacterium. It encodes these proteins:
- a CDS encoding extracellular solute-binding protein, producing the protein MKAGTVLGKIKEYIGIIAIVIAFAAAAVVVALNNITISRDVNYTVQPGDTVASIAKAYSTTVQKIVDINYPDVTENSKLTVGASIRIPKGAQGKTITVRIAHWQLEPGVRDGIIYMAKEYQKLHPNVVIAQNAVPETTYNQWFTTQMVGGTPADLMELGKVAQPLMVTYYMRYFVPLTEYVTQPNPYNKNNEFAGVSLRDTTKDGLKNAYIPEVQEYMGIGLSQFLVRMYYNKTLLSKLAGYTNAPKDWREFMDACEKISAHQFISKPNRKILNEYAARIQTAEKKLVSASADQKAVLEKEIAECRTKSGELLKIVPKYVPIANSQYQMGAIENNMFNVMTSKARQIIDFNHDCTVDFTEVFIGFKTKKVSFNYPPYRARFALVSNFTKHCIPGFVGLNRDDGVLLFVQQRGIFLSTGTWDAQMLEEQAKDNGFDVGIMEFPIPSKDDPEYGQFVEGPAFEDPATGFMFGCPTPESAPERRKAAIDFMLFMSSKENNIKLNEMIGWIPCVKGVEGVGILKYFQPHADGVMPGFNVNIGGETTIKWQQMYALYQVGQISYEKLAAEFEPFYLERGLKDYFLVSKNWRRSVIIDEKNLASLRAKAFLAGKGPRKDEYWSKYRYVMLRPVGNTIGTSYTRALMKSAEDKNFTAPDAYEYSDVAKRRLRRI
- a CDS encoding AraC family transcriptional regulator, which gives rise to MDIVQRHSIPAKCRERFLPLSGKPGDILRARGISLAGISDIAAGYDIGRPSSTFHIALYTFAGGGVLSTETGERQLAQGDLLLAPKGCAYRYHAKRTWGIAWLHIDKPSFPKDIIVRASPSFRAVMQAMEGYLYETASGVEHRSALYASLIVDALNEAIMPRDADDAVRDRFSELWRAVNADIRIAWDAKALAERMSLSSAQCTRLCKRIFGKPPMQMVTSFRMKRAEELIAASDYPLADIAEAVGYTDVFAFSTAFKRVIGIAPSAVRRKGNG